A DNA window from Oculatellaceae cyanobacterium contains the following coding sequences:
- the pglZ gene encoding BREX-3 system phosphatase PglZ, whose translation MTWRDRILAEFTPQVAQLTLVADPDNLLTEVELLQQIRARGFEIIPWEGASAFRYIYESKYRSRQQDLAVVLKKELDELNSLPYDLLKTGRKIYFNIKQLFPTLSYSVVNALERSDFDALARAQTEYNPQQLGENASKDFVLRHVFDIAPELIKEPSDLLLILLSRHYRGLRLPSILSDRLIQLLRSRQLFSTWELESIIGDRQAFFAFLQEQWSEFVRQQITNSKTVSELTGTYRITSAEDIKSLELPFGREDIRVYIKNLFLEGYLQPLKAEDLKISTANLQLNWIRAGIYIDPAADQLQRFKNLLASADTSIPATDAKYQDWLKFAHTWAELIVLRHQTNTEFSELQAKVDNAFSNWVMQRYGGLYNQPTTVMVHQIPRLLARYCQQAKTNKVALLVLDGLAIDQWLILRKVLQVQRPQFKFADEAVFAWLPTITSVSRQAIFAGKPPIYFPASLETTAKEATLWTQFWTDEGFNPIEIAYTKGLGESGSISAVEKLLSHPKVRVMGLVIDKVDKIMHGMQLGTAGMHNQVQQWAELGFIAKLLDLLLENNFNIWLTSDHGNIEATGIGQPKEGAIADLRGERVRVYPDPILRAKVKSEFSDAIAWTPLGLPETYLPLLAPGRTAFIRESDRIVGHGGISLEELIVPLIHIEGKSK comes from the coding sequence ATGACTTGGCGCGATCGCATTCTCGCAGAATTTACTCCGCAAGTAGCGCAACTCACCTTAGTTGCAGACCCCGATAATTTACTGACAGAAGTAGAGTTACTGCAACAAATTCGAGCTAGAGGTTTTGAAATCATACCTTGGGAAGGTGCGAGCGCTTTCCGATATATTTACGAGTCTAAGTACCGATCTCGCCAACAAGATTTAGCAGTTGTCCTTAAAAAAGAATTAGACGAGCTTAATTCTCTACCTTATGACTTGTTGAAAACAGGACGCAAAATTTACTTTAATATTAAGCAATTATTTCCTACTCTTAGTTATTCTGTCGTTAATGCTTTAGAGCGCAGTGATTTTGATGCTTTAGCACGAGCACAAACAGAATATAATCCCCAACAACTAGGGGAAAATGCTAGTAAAGATTTTGTGTTGCGTCATGTATTCGATATTGCCCCAGAACTAATCAAAGAACCATCGGATCTGCTATTAATTTTACTAAGTCGGCATTATCGCGGTTTGCGCTTGCCATCTATCTTAAGCGATCGCTTGATTCAGTTATTACGATCACGTCAACTTTTTTCTACTTGGGAGCTAGAAAGTATTATTGGCGATCGTCAAGCTTTTTTTGCTTTTTTACAAGAACAATGGTCTGAGTTTGTCCGCCAGCAAATCACCAATTCAAAAACTGTCTCTGAACTAACAGGTACTTATAGAATCACATCAGCAGAAGATATAAAATCACTAGAATTGCCATTTGGTCGTGAAGATATCCGTGTTTATATCAAAAATCTCTTTTTAGAAGGTTATTTACAACCGCTCAAGGCTGAAGATCTAAAAATTAGTACTGCTAACTTGCAATTAAATTGGATCAGAGCAGGTATATATATAGATCCAGCCGCCGACCAGCTACAGCGATTCAAAAATTTACTTGCATCTGCTGACACCTCTATTCCTGCTACTGATGCTAAGTATCAAGATTGGTTAAAATTTGCCCATACTTGGGCAGAACTGATAGTTTTGCGGCATCAAACTAATACAGAATTTTCAGAACTACAAGCCAAGGTAGATAATGCTTTTTCAAATTGGGTAATGCAGCGATATGGCGGATTATACAATCAACCAACAACCGTAATGGTTCACCAAATCCCACGTCTATTAGCCCGATACTGTCAACAAGCAAAAACAAATAAAGTTGCCCTGTTGGTGTTAGATGGTCTAGCAATAGATCAATGGTTAATATTACGAAAAGTTCTACAAGTACAACGTCCTCAGTTCAAATTTGCAGATGAGGCAGTATTTGCATGGCTACCAACCATTACATCAGTCTCTCGACAAGCAATATTTGCTGGTAAACCTCCAATTTATTTTCCTGCTAGTCTGGAAACAACAGCTAAAGAAGCAACCCTCTGGACTCAGTTTTGGACTGACGAAGGTTTTAATCCGATTGAGATAGCCTACACTAAAGGACTGGGCGAATCTGGTAGTATTTCTGCCGTGGAAAAGCTGTTATCTCATCCCAAAGTTAGAGTCATGGGGCTGGTGATAGATAAGGTAGATAAAATTATGCACGGTATGCAACTCGGCACTGCGGGAATGCACAATCAAGTTCAACAATGGGCAGAACTTGGTTTCATAGCAAAGTTGCTAGATCTGCTACTGGAGAATAACTTTAATATCTGGCTAACATCCGATCACGGTAATATTGAGGCAACTGGAATAGGACAGCCTAAAGAAGGCGCGATCGCTGACTTGCGTGGAGAACGGGTGAGAGTTTACCCAGATCCGATACTGAGAGCAAAAGTTAAAAGTGAATTTAGTGATGCGATCGCCTGGACTCCCCTCGGACTTCCCGAAACCTACTTACCACTTCTAGCACCTGGGCGAACAGCTTTTATTCGTGAAAGCGATCGAATTGTTGGTCATGGCGGCATTTCTCTAGAGGAGTTGATTGTGCCACTTATCCACATCGAAGGAAAAAGCAAATGA